The Fusarium oxysporum Fo47 chromosome II, complete sequence genome includes a region encoding these proteins:
- a CDS encoding RmlC-like cupin domain-containing protein: MADPSHFTDPFWEPQDQIPAESDAQSQVSPFKTANLLYSISSSWETTPVGIDFAVGGLGTIAAKATSPQKGVTFTIRPEKRDEQPTLKLEITKDNCVLSKKEKDADEFVAYKEKLKFEPGEERNKFNDFVMFPKGKASALLDTLTTKAIYWISVDRSNARIRYGQHLINNSMTFMEIQFKKEKAAWMDSLVSTEVEQDGSPISNQGIVYKPQPVTVDLPPVVIPESEMTLDILEKMSAMTFANLPKACQKLYHNISGAKITARPVDFPELPEAIDESCRDPKKVCGKILEGKNTFGDKLETYLRITIGDNLADSPGIPYVMEIWPPGHKSPIHQHGDASAVIRVLYGKIQVSWFDKVEEGSPSQLIGNPVILEEGKVTWLGKDQYQVHQLENTSDTVCITLQCYQFDDDDRIHDEAFYWKDEEGHRRKFIPNSDRAYGQFVREVNAEWKKSH; encoded by the exons ATGGCCGATCCGTCCCACTTCACTGATCCCTTTTGGGAACCCCAGGATCAGATCCCTGCTGAATCCGACGCTCAATCCCAAGTCAGCCCCTTCAAAACCGCCAATCTTCTATACTCAATCTCGTCTTCCTGGGAGACTACCCCCGTCGGAATTGACTTTGCCGTGGGAGGTCTGGGTACCATTGCTGCCAAGGCTACCTCCCCCCAAAAAGGTGTTACATTCACCATTCGCCCCGAAAAGCGGGATGAACAGCCAACCCTGAAGCTAGAAATCACAAAGGATAACTGCGTTCTAtccaagaaagagaaagatgcCGACGAGTTTGTCGCATATAAAGAAAAGCTCAAGTTTGAGCCGGGCGAGGAGAGAAACAAGTTTAACGACTTTGTCATGTTTCCGAAAGGAAAAGCCTCAGCTTTGCTTGACACATTGACTACGAAGGCTATTTATTGGATCTCCGTTGATAGGAGCAACGCTCGCATCCGGTACGGCCAGCATCTGATCAATAATTCCATGACTTTCATGGAGATTcagttcaagaaggagaaagcTGCCTGGATGGATAGCCTCGTTTCCACCGAAGTTGAGCAAGATGGTTCTCCGATTTCCAACCAAGGCATTGTGTACAAGCCACAACCCGTCACGGTTGATCTCCCGCCCGTGGTTATCCCCGAGTCGGAGATGACACTAGACATACTGGAGAAAATGTCAGCCATGACGTTTGCCAATCTGCCCAAGGCCTGTCAGAAACTGTACCACAATATCTCTGGGGCCAAGATTACAGCGAGACCGGTTGATTTCCCAGAGCTCCCTGAAGCGATCGACGAGAGCTGTAGAGATCCTAAAAAGGTCTGTGGTAAGATCCTTGAGGGAAAGAACACTTTTGGAGACAAACTGGAGACCTATCTTCGTATCACAATTGGTGATAATCTG GCGGATTCTCCTGGTATCCCTTATGTGATGGAGATCTGGCCTCCAGGCCACAAATCACCAATTCACCAACACGGTGATGCCTCGGCAGTTATCAGAGTCCTCTACGGAAAGATCCAGGTATCCTGGTTCGacaaggttgaagagggaaGTCCGTCACAGTTGATTGGCAATCCGGTCATTCTCGAAGAAGGCAAAGTCACTTGGTTGGGCAAGGATCAGTATCAAGTTCATCAGCTTGAGAATACTTCGGATACTGTTTGTATCACTCTCCAGTGCTATCAgtttgatgacgatgacagAATTCATGACGAAGCGTTTTATtggaaggatgaggaggggCACAGGAGGAAGTTTATTCCGAATAGCGATAGGGCTTACGGACAGTTTGTTCGGGAGGTCAACGCTGAGTGGAAGAAATCACACTGA
- a CDS encoding phosphatidylserine decarboxylase-domain-containing protein — translation MPSGLPTAPDTEIGFQPPPPSKGPLDKIRKGLVGIIPLPELGEKPVIYNPVIIVLTGYLETIKPGALDEAVHSAYQQIPQFMDKLNISDARSFLDFANDLLKWVPHENYEGKDIYDILCMFYFIIDQPPLANLQTAISPDQVGQPLTWLSSWIVVYAQLIGLFMDSPASLTKESLESFSQKNSPKYNYDEALVPEGGFRTFNQFFSRHLKSGVRPIAEPENDRVIVYPADCTYDNSVANQNIVNIESDGVIMIKNLPWTISSLLQGSEYADEFHGGVWMHAFLNTFNYHRQHAPVAGEVLEAKNIQGAAYMEVNSKCEPMRVMCGPDAPDTPGYQFLQTRGMIIIDNPVLGKVAVLPIGMAQVSSVKITIQKGDRVEKGQEISYFQFGGSDVICVFQPKAGLRVEDFVASSNNTYSKYGTILARAPQK, via the coding sequence ATGCCTTCTGGTCTTCCCACTGCTCCCGATACTGAGATCGGCTTTCAGCCGCCTCCTCCCTCAAAGGGCCCCCTCGACAAGATCCGCAAAGGTCTTGTCGGCATCATTCCCTTGCCTGAGCTTGGCGAGAAACCTGTCATCTATAATCCCGTCATTATTGTCCTCACAGGCTACCTTGAGACCATCAAGCCTGGtgctcttgatgaagctgttCACTCTGCATACCAGCAGATCCCCCAGTTTATGGACAAGCTGAACATCAGTGATGCTCGATCGTTCTTGGACTTTGCCAACGATCTACTCAAATGGGTGCCTCATGAGAACTACGAGGGAAAGGATATCTACGATATTCTCTGCATGTTctacttcatcatcgacCAACCTCCTCTGGCGAACCTTCAGACTGCCATCTCGCCTGATCAGGTCGGTCAGCCGCTCACCTGGCTCTCCTCATGGATAGTCGTATATGCGCAGCTTATTGGACTGTTCATGGACTCCCCTGCCTCACTCACGAAAGAGTCTCTTGAGAGTTTCAGCCAGAAGAACTCTCCCAAGTACAATTATGACGAAGCTTTGGTCCCAGAGGGTGGTTTCCGTACCTTTAACCAGTTCTTCTCTCGCCATCTCAAGTCAGGCGTGCGACCTATTGCAGAGCCGGAGAACGACCGTGTCATTGTGTACCCAGCCGACTGCACGTACGACAATTCGGTTGCCAACCAAAACATTGTCAACATTGAGTCTGACGGAGTGATTATGATCAAGAACCTTCCCTGGACTATCTCGTCGCTCCTTCAGGGAAGCGAGTACGCGGATGAGTTCCATGGCGGTGTCTGGATGCATGCCTTCCTCAACACCTTCAACTACCATCGCCAGCACGCTCCTGTTGCTGGTGAGGTCCTCGAGGCGAAGAACATCCAGGGCGCGGCGTACATGGAGGTCAACTCCAAGTGTGAGCCAATGCGTGTCATGTGCGGCCCAGACGCTCCTGATACACCTGGATACCAGTTCTTGCAGACCCGTGGcatgatcatcatcgacaacccCGTCTTGGGCAAGGTTGCCGTGCTTCCTATTGGCATGGCACAAGTTTCGTCCGTCAAGATAACGATTCAGAAGGGTGATAGAGTTGAGAAGGGACAAGAAATTTCGTACTTCCAGTTTGGAGGATCGGATGTCATTTGTGTGTTCCAGCCCAAGGCGGGGCTGAGGGTTGAGGATTTTGTTGCTTCGTCTAACAACACGTACTCCAAGTATGGTACCATCTTGGCAAGAGCTCCCCAAAAGTAA